AGGCGGTGGCCGGCGATGATGGCATCGTGCTGCGCCTGCCCGAGGGCGAGGCCGATCCCGATGGCACGATTTTTGCCTTCGACGCCGACGATATTGCCGATATCGTGGCCGAGCAGGTGGGCAATTCCGCCCTCTTTGCCTCCCGCTTCCGCGAATGCGCGGCCCGCGCGCTGCTTTTGCCCCGCCGCAATCCCGGCAAGCGCGCCCCGCTGTGGCAGCAGCGCCAGCGCGCCGAGCAGCTTTTGGATGTTGCCCGTAAGTACCCATCCTTTCCCATCATCTTGGAAACGGTGCGCGAGTGCGTGCAGGACGTCTATGATGTGCCGGCGCTGCAGGAGGTCATGCGCGATCTGGGGCACCGCCGCGTGCGCATCGCGGAGGTCACCACGGAGCAGCCTTCGCCCTTTGCCTCCTCGCTGCTATTTAATTACACCGGCGCCTTCATGTACGAGGGCGATTCCCCGCTGGCGGAAAAGCGAGCGGCGGCGCTCGCCCTTGATCCGGCGCTTCTGGCCAAGCTGCTCGGCACGGTGGAGCTGCGCGAGCTCTTGGATCCCGCGATCATCGATGAGATCCATACCCAGCTGCAGCGCACCGCACCCTCGCGCCGGGCGCGCACCACCGAGGAAGTCGCGGATCTCCTGCGCGTGCTGGGCCCCATCCCGGTCGAAGAGCTGGGCGAGCATACGGATGTTCCCCTGGCCGCCCTGGATAACCTGGGCTCGCGGATTATGCGGGTGCGCATCGGCGGGCGCGAGCACCTTGCCCAGTCCCAGGACGCGGCGCTGCTTCGCGATGCCCTCGGTGTCCCCATTCCTCCCGGCATCCCCGCCCAGGTCGCCACGCTTGCCGATGCCCTCCCACAGCTCATCAGCCGCTGGGCGCGCACCCGCGGCCCGTTCGTGCTCGCGGACTTAACCGCCGCCTTCGGCATTTCCGTTTCCGCAGCACACACCACCCTGGCTGGCCTGGACTCGATCGTGGAGGGCCACTACCGGCAGGGCATAGAGGAGCAGGAGTACTGCGCCGCCGAGGTACTAAAGACCATTCGCTCGCGCTCGCTTGCGGCTGCGCGTGCGGATACCGAGCCGGTCTCCGGTGCCACCTTCGCCCGCTTCCTCCCGGAATGGCACGGCATCGCGCCCGCAGGGAAGCGGCCCGCGCTGCGCGGTGCCGATGGAGTATTTTCTGCTATCGAGCAGCTCGCCGGGGTGCGCCTGCCGGCCTCTGCCTGGGAATCCATCATTTTGCCCGCCCGCGTGGGGGATTATTCGCCCCGCATGCTAGATGAGCTAACCGCCAATGGTGAGGTGATGATCGTCGGCGCCGGAAAGGCCGGAGCTGCCGATCCGTGGGTGATGCTGCTGCCTACCGATTACGCCGCCCAGCTGGCCCCCGAAACCGATCCGGAGGGCGTAAGCATGCTGCAGCGCGCCATTTTAGGCGTGCTCGAGCGCGGCGGCGGCTTCCTCTTTTCCGATATCGCCGCCGAGGTCCCCGGTACCGCCGAGGAAACCCGCGAGGCCCTCTGGGGGCTGGTGGAAATGGGCCTGGCCAGCCCAGATTCCTTCGCGCCCATCCGCACGCGCTTATCGTCAGGCGGGCGCGGTGCCTCCCGCGCGGGCCGCGGTTCTACCGCCCACCGCTCCAAGCGGCGCCCCACGCGCTCGCGGCTGCGCATGGGACGCACCTCGTTCGCCCAGACCCAAAACGCCAGCGGAAGCGCTGGCCAGACCCCACCCGATATGCTCGGCCGCTGGTCGCTGGCGGTGCCCGCAGCCCAAGATGCCACCTCGCGGTCCGTGGCGCACGGCGAGGCCTGGCTGGATCGCTACGGCGTGGTCACCCGCGGCTCCGTGGTGGCCGAGGACGTCCTCGGCGGCTTCGCGCTGGCCTATAAGGTCCTGTCCGGCTTTGAGGAATCCGGCAAGGCCATGCGCGGCTATGTCATCGAAGATCTCGGTGCCGCGCAATTTTCCACCCCGGCCATTATCGATCGCCTCCGTGGCCTAGCGGATTCCCCCGATGTCACCGGCTGGCCGTCCGGCACCACTGATCCAGAAACCTTCGTACTCGCCGCCGTGGATCCCGCCAACCCCTACGGCGCGGCGCTGCCGTGGCCGCAGCGCGATGATGCGGGTGGCAAAGCCACCGGCGGGCCGGCCCGCTCTGCCGGGGCACTGGTCGTGTTGTGCGATGGCCTCCCCATTGCCCACCTCACCCGCGGCGGAAAGACCTTGACCACGTTCATCGACGCCCTTCCCGACGGGATAGAGACCACCGACGTCTACGCCCGCCTCCTATCCGCGCTCACAGAACTCATCGCCGCCGGGCACATGTCGCCGCTGGTGATTGAAAAGTGCAATGGCAACCCCATCCACCACACCTCAGCGGCTAATATCCTGCGATCGCTCGGGGCCGGCATTACCCCAAAGGGCATACGCATTGCCGGGCAGGCTGCGCCGCCCCGCGTCCCGCGCCACGGGGCGAAGGACGGCTCGCCGGAGGATTTTCGCGGTGATTCGCGTGGCGGCCTGCGCGGCGGCAGGCGTGCCTCCGAGGCCATCGAGGAGCTCAGCTTCGACGATCCGCCGCCGCCTCCGCCACCCCGCAATTCTGGTGGCTTCCGCCCGCGCGGCGGATACCGCCGCTAGCGCTACCCGCCCGCAGGTGTATTTTGGTGGGGCCACAGTGTGCGAGACCCGTGGAAGGAGGCCAGCCCCCATGCCCGAAGGCGATTCCGTCCTACAACTTTCGCGCCGCCTGCAGTTTATGACTGGGCGCGAGGTCACCGGCTGTTCCGTGCGCGTGCCGCAGCACGCCACCGTTGACCTCACCGGCACCATCTGCGAGCGCGTGTGGCCCTATGGCAAGCACCTCTTTATGCAATTCGACCAGACCATCGTGCACACCCACCTAAAAATGGAGGGTACCTGGGCCATCCACTACGCCGGCGACCGCTGGCGCAAGCCCGGCCATAGCGCGCGCATCGTGCTGCAACTGGCCCATTCACCGCGCGATATTGAACTCGTAGGCCACTGGTTGGGCTTTGTCGATATCTTCGACGCGGATCAGTACTTTAGCCGCATCGCGCACCTTGGCCCGGATATCTTGGACCCAGACTGGGACCGTGAGGAAGCGGTGCGCCGCTTGCGCGCGCGACCCGAGCGCAGCATCGGCACGGCGCTTTTGGACCAGAAGGTCGTGGCGGGCATTGGCAATGAATACCGCGCCGAAATCTGCTTCCTCGCCGGCGTTCACCCGGCCACCCCGGTGGCAGAGGTGGATGTGGAACAGGTAGTGGACATCGGCAAGCGCATCATGTGGGCCAACCGGAACTCGCCCATCCGCGTGACCACCGGCGTGCGCCGGGCCGGGGAGACTACCTATGTCTTTGGGCGCAACCGCAAGCGCTGCCGGCGCTGCGGCACCATCATCCAGAAGGATTCCCTGGGCGGCGTTGACCGCGGTGGGGACGAGGGTGAATTAGAGCGCATCATCTGGTTCTGCCCGCACTGCCAGCCGCTCTAAGGTTCCTTTACGCTTTTCGCGCTAAGCTGGCGTGCATGCGATCACTCCTAAATCTTGTATTTAATATCATCTGGTTACTCTCCGGCGGCATCGTTCTTGCGCTGGGCTATTTCCTCTTCGGCATCATCGCCTGCATCTTCATCGTGACGATTCCGGCGGGTGTGGCCTCGTTCCGCATGGGCCAGTTCGCGCTGTGGCCGTTCGGCCGCTCCGTGGTGGAGCCCCGCAAGGGCACCGGCGGGATGTCTGGCATCTCCAATGTCATTTGGTTCGTCATCGCTGGTCTGTGGCTATCCATCGGCCACGTCGTTACCGCCGTCATCCAGGCGATTACCATCATCGGGATCCCCGTTGCCTGGGCCAACCTCAAGATGATTCCAGTGACCTGCTTCCCCTTCGGCCGCAAGGTTGTTAGCTCGAAGAATATCCCGTCCGGCTGGCAGCCCATGGTGAAGCTGTAATTTTACTTAGCCTGAGAGCGCCTAGCCCGAAGCGACATGTTGCTTCGCGGCTGGGCGCTTTAGCGATCTGTGGTGCTTAGGCACGAAAGTGTCCAAAACAACCGCGTTTGTCTGAATTTGAGGGCAGATTTTTTAAGAACGCGGTTGTTTTGGACAATTTTACGTGCCCGGGGAACCTGGACCCGGGCACGGGAGTCGGAACTAACGGTTGGCGCGGTACCAGCCGATGAGCTTATCGGTGGACTGGTCGCCGGAATCTACCTCTTGGCTGCCGGAGACGGCAGGGGCCAGGTCATTGGCCTGCTGCTTGCCCAGCTCCACGCCCCATTGGTCGAAGGAATTGATATCCCAGATGATGCCCTGGGTAAAGACGATGTGCTCGTAGAGCGCGATGAGCGCGCCCAGGGTGGAGGGGGTAAGCTCCTCGGCCATAATCGTGGTGGTAGGGCGGTTGCCCGGCATGACCTTGTGCGGCACGAGGTCTTCCTCAACGCCTTCGGTAGCGATTTCTTCTGCCGTCTTGCCAAAGGCCAACACCTTGGTTTGGGCGAAGAAATTGCCCATGAGCAGGTCATGCATCGAGCCGGTGCCGTCCGCGGTGGGGAAGTCCTCCTTGGGGCGGGCAAAGCCGATGAAGTCCGCTGGGATGAGGCGGGTGCCCTGGTGCATGAGTTGGTAAAAGGCGTGCTGGCCGTTGGTGCCCGGCTCGCCCCAGTAGATTTCGCCGGTCTGCCCAGTGGTCACTGCGGTGCCATCGCGGCGCACGGACTTGCCGTTGGATTCCATGGTCAGCTGCTGCAGGTAGGCCGGGAAGCGGCCGAGGTCCTGCGAGTAGGGCAGAACGGCGTGGGTTTGGGCGCCGAAGAAATTGGTGTACCAGATGCCCAGCAAGCCCATGAGTACGGGCACATTGCGCTCTAGCGGGGTGGTGCGGAAGTGCTCATCCATGGCGTGGAAGCCTTCCAAAAAGCGCATGAAGTCCATCGGGCCAATGGTGCACATCAAGGACAGGCCAATGGCGGAATCGAGGGAGTAGCGCCCGCCCACCCAATTCCAGAACGGGAACATATTATCCGTATCGATGCCGAATTTCTCCACCTGCTCCGCATTGGTGGATACGGCCACGAAGTGCTTGGCTACGGCGGATTCATCGCCATCGAATTGTTCGATGAGCCAGCGGCGGGCCGCGTGCGCATTGGTCAGGGTTTCCTGGGTGGTAAAGGTCTTGGAGGAGACGATAAAGAGGGTGGAGCCGGCATCGAGCCCGTCCAAGGTGGCGGCCATATCGGCGGGATCCACGTTGGAGACGAACTCCGCGGAAATGCCTGCCACCTCATAAGAGCGCAGGGCCTGTGCGGCCATGGCCGGGCCGAGGTCGGAACCGCCGATGCCGATATTGACCACCTTTTTGATGGTGTGGCCGGTATGCCCCAACCAGGAACCGGAGCGCAGGGCGGTGGCGAAATCGCGCATGCGGCCCAAAACCTCGTGGACATCGGCGGCGACATCCTGGTCATCGACGTGCAAGTCATCTTCTACCGGCAGGCGCAGCGCGGTGTGCAGCACGGCGCGATCCTCGGTGTTGTTGAGGTGCTCGCCTGCAAACATGGCATCGCGCCGGCCTTCCACGTCGGCGGCGCGGGCTACCTCGACCAGGTGCTGGAGGACGTCTTCATCGATGAGGTTTTTGGATAAATCCACGTGCAGGCCGGCGGCGTCGAAGGTGTAGTTCTCGGCGCGGTTTGCGTCTGCGGCGAAGAGTTCGCGCAGGCGCATGTCCTGCTTTTCTTCATAAACCTTGACCAGGTCTTTCCACTGGGACGATGCGGTGATATCCATGGCAATTGGCCTTTCTGGCGACGAGCGCATTGGCAATGTGTACCCCTCCCACCGTAGTCGAGAATGAGTGCCAACGGCACCGTGAGAAGTGTGGCATTTAGAGCATGAGCGCGCCCGCCCAGCCGGCGATTAGAAGTGGGATATTGAAGTGAATAAAGGTAGGGATGACGGAGTCACGGATGTGATCGTGTTGGCCATCGGCGCCGAGGCCGGCGGTGGGGCCGAGGGTGGAATCGGAGGCGGGGGAGCCGGCATCGCCAAGCGCGCCTGCCGTGCCAATGAGCGCCACCGTGGCCGCGGGGCTAAAGCCGAGCGAGGCGCACAGGGGAACGTAGATAACGGAGATAATCGGCAGGGTGGAAAAGGATGAGCCGATGCCCATGGTGACCACTAGGCCGACCAAGAGCATGGCGCCTGCGGAGAGGAACTTATTGGTGCCAAAGAGGTTGGCGGTGGCATCGACAAGCGGGCCGACTTCCTCCGTCGCCGTCATGACTGAGGCAAAGCCCTGCGCGGTGATCATTATAAAGCCGATAAGGGCCATCATTTTCATGCCGTTGGTAAATACGTCATCGGCGTGCTTCCAATCCACCGCGCCGGAGATGAGCAAGATGCCCAGGCCGGTCAGGGCGCCGACGAGCAGGCCATCAGATTCGAAATCGAGCGCCTGCATGATGATTTGGACGGCAAAGGTGGCGATAATCGCCAGGATGGAAACCCAGATTTTATACCGCGAGGGCGTTTCCTGGTGCTCTTCGGCGGCAATGGGCCGGTCCTCGTACTCGCGTGGGGCGCGGTAGCTGAAAAAGATGGCGATGAGCAGGCCGGCGAGCATGCCCAGGGCCGGGATGGCCATGACCTGCATAATATTGATAGTGGAGGTATCCAGACCCGCCTCTTCAATATTGAAGAGCAAAATATCGTTCAAATAGATGGACCCGAAGCCCACCGGAATGAACATGTAGGTGGTGATAAGGCCGAAGGTCAGGCACGTGGTGATAAGGCGGCGATCCAGCTTGAGCTTATTCATCACCGCCAATAGCGGCGGGACAAGCAGCGGGATGAAGGCAATGTGGACGGGGATGAGGTTCTGGCTCATCACGGCCATGGCAATAAGGCCAAGAACGAGCATCCACTTGGTGGTGGCCGCGGCCTTGGGATCTAATTCGCCGGTGCCGCCGAGCTTGGCGATGAGAAAGTTGGCCGAGATCTGCGGCAGCCCGGCGGAGGCAACACCCATCGCGAAGGCGCCCAAGAGGGCATAACTTAAGGCAATCTTGGCGCCGCCGCCGAGCCCGTCCTGGAAGGCAACCATGGTGGCATCGAGGCCCATGCCGGATAGGAGGCCGCCGACGATTGCACCGATGAAAAGCGCCACCACCACGTGCACGCGCAGGAGGGCAAGCGCGAGCATGACGATGACGGCGATGAGTACTGCGTTCATGCCCCGAAAGCGTACTGCATAGTATGGGTGAGCTCGTAATTAATCCGAGGGGTTGAGTGGTGGCTTTAGCCCAGGCGGCCGCGCCCCATGCGCAGCAGGGCAGAGGCGATGGTGGGGCCTTCCTCGCCAAGCTCCGCGCGGAACTCATTGAGGATGGCGATCTCGCGGGTGTGCACCAAGCGCGTGCCGCCGGAGCTCATGCGGGTGCGACCCACCGCGCGGGAGACCTCGGTGCGGCGCTTGACGGCATCCAAGATGATTTGGTCAAGGCGGTTGATTTCCTCGCGATACTGCTGGATTTCCGCATCAGATAGGGGATCATCCGTGCCGGTGGGCGTGCGGATATCCAAGCCATTGTCAACGATGGATTCATTATCTTCAGCGGTCATGGTCCCTTATTGTGCCACTTGGTCGGGTATTTAGAAAGCGCAGGGTATGCCGCAAATACGGGCCATGTCCGGTGGGGCTAGTAGGTTGGTAGGCATTATGACGAATAACTCTCCATTTAGCCCAACTTCTACCCCGCGCGAACCCGTATCCGGTGCTGCTTCCCGCGGCGGCTTCGCCCCTAGCCAGCCCGAGCCGCAGAACCCCTTTGGCAGCACGCCAAGGCCCGCGGAATCCGATCCTTTAACCCAAGGTTTGAATCCACAGCAATTAGAGGCGGTCACCCATACCGGCAGGCCCCTGCTGATTGTCGCCGGCGCGGGTTCTGGCAAGACCGCGGTACTTACCCGCCGCATCGCGTACCTCATGCGCCACCGCGGGGTAAACCCGTGGGAAAGCCTCGCCATTACCTTTACCAATAAGGCCGCCGCAGAGATGAAGGAGCGCGTGGGTTCCCTGGTCGGTCCGGTGGCCGAGCGCATGTGGGTATCCACCTTCCACTCCATCTGCGTGCGCATCCTGCGCCAGAACGCCCAGCTCGTGCCGGGGCTTAATACCAACTTCACCATTTATGATGGCGACGATGCCCGCAGGCTTCTATCCATGATTGCCAAGGACATGCAGCTGGATCTGAAGAAATACACCCCGCGCGTGCTGGCCAACCAGATCTCCAACCACAAAAACGAGCTCGTGGGCCCGGCCGAGGCAGCCGACAAGGCGCAGCAGACCAAGAACCCCTTTGAGACCACCGTGGCGGATGTCTACGCCGAGTACCAGCGCCGCCTGCGCGCGGCCAATGCGGTGGACTTTGATGACCTCATCGGGGAAGTAGTGCGCATTTTCACCGAGCACAAGCAGGTAGTGGAGTTTTATCGCCGGCGGTTTAAGCACGTGCTCATTGATGAGTACCAGGACACCAACCACGCCCAGTACGCGCTGGTAGCAGCGCTCGTGGGCAAGGGCGAGCTGGGTCCTGATGCCCCAGAGTTGTGCGTGGTGGGTGATTCCGATCAGTCCATTTATGCCTTCCGCGGCGCCACCATCCGCAATATCGAGGAATTCGAGCGCGACTACCCGCAGGCGCACACCATCTTATTGGAGCAGAACTATCGCTCCACGCAGACCATCTTGAACGCGGCTAATGCCGTGATTGCGAAAAACGAGAACCGCCGGGAGAAAAACCTGTGGACCGCGCACGGCGATGGCGAATCCATCGTGGGGTATGTGGCGGATAACGAACACGATGAAGCCCGTTTTATCGCCGCAGAGATCGACGCGCTGGCGGATAAGGGCCACAGCTATTCCGATATCGCCGTGATGTACCGGACCAATAATTCCTCCCGCGCGCTGGAGGATATCTTCATTCGCTCCGGCATTCCCTATAAGGTCGTGGGCGGGACGCGCTTTTACGAACGCCGCGAAATCCGCGATATGGTGGCCTACCTGCGCATTATGGATAACCCCGACGATACGGTGAGCCTGCGCCGCATCATCAATGTTCCCAAGCGCGCCATCGGCGATAAGGCCCAGGGCCAGATTGCCCTGCACGCGGAAAACCAGGGGATAAGCTTTGGCAAGGCGCTTGCCGATGTCCCCCGGGGCGACGTCCCCGGCCTTGGCACCCGCGCCGTCAATGCCGTTACCAAGTTCAACGACATGATGGAGGGCATCCGCGCACAAATCCCCGGCATGCGCGATGAGGTGACCGGCCAGCCCGATCTGGGCGAACTGCTCACCGCCATCCTGGATGCCACCGGATATAAGGCGGAGCTAGAAAAATCCAACGACCCGCAGGATGGCGCGCGCCTCGATAACCTCAATGAGCTGGTATCCGTGGCCCGCGAATTTACCTCGGAGGCCGCCAACCAGCTGGCCGCCGCCGGGGCGGATGCGGTCGATCCCAATGAGCTATTAGAAGAAGGCGAAGCCGCGCCGGGCTCGCTGCAGGCCTTTTTGGAAAAGGTCTCCCTGGTCGCAGATGCGGATCAGATCCCGGATTCTGAGACTGGGGTAGTGACCATGATGACCCTGCATACGGCCAAGGGCTTGGAGTTTCCCGTCGTCTTTGTCGCCGGCTGGGAGGACGGCCAATTCCCGCACATGCGCTCACTGGGTAACCCGAAGGAATTAAGCGAAGAACGCCGCCTGGCCTATGTGGGCATCACCCGCGCCCGTGAAAAGTTGTACCTCACGCGCGCCATCTTGCGCTCTGCGTGGGGCAATCCGGTGACCAATCCCGCCAGTCGCTTCCTCGCCGAGATCCCAGAGGATCTCATCGACTGGCGGCGAGAGGATTCCGATAGTGACCTCACCGGTTCCTGGGGAGCCGATGACTATCAATATGGCCGGAGCTATCGCCGCGGTTCTAGTGGCGCCTATTCCGGTGGTGGGGGTGCTGGGTTTGGCCAGCGCGCTACGTCTTCCCCTTCGCAACGCACTCGCCAGCCTGCAGCTAATTCCATGCCGAAGAATAAGAACCTCAACCTTGCTGTGGGAGACCGCGTCAACCACGCCAAGTACGGGCTCGGAACCGTAATTGAAACGGCCGGTTCCGGTGCCCGCGCCACGGTGACCGTGGACTTTGGTTCCTCCGGCAAGGTGCGGCTCATGCTCATCGGTGGTGTGCCGATGGAAAAGCTCTAGACCGAGATCCCGCGCTCGTTGAACCAGCCCACTGGGTCAACGGCCGCGCCGCCACCTGGGTGGATTTCGAAGTGTAAGTGTGGGCCGGTGGAGCGGCCCTCGTTGCCGATGTCCGCGATGTGGTCGCCCGCAGAAACGTGGTCGCCCACGTTCACGCGCAGCGAGCTGGCGGACATGTGGCCGTAGACAGAGATGCTGCCATCGACGTGCTGGATGCGAATCCAGTTGCCGAAGCCCTGTGCCGGACCGGAGTTAATGACCGTGCCGTCCATGACGGAGTAGATCGGGGTGCCGACTGGGTTAGCCACGTCGATGCCGTTGTGCATCGCGCCCCAGCGCATACCGAATCCGGAGGTCAACGTGCCGGAGGTGGGAAAGACCACCGTATTGCCGGCAG
The window above is part of the Corynebacterium accolens genome. Proteins encoded here:
- a CDS encoding DEAD/DEAH box helicase, with translation MPENILERFRPQVARWFQDVFAAPTAVQAQAWDKISRGDHALMVAPTGSGKTLAAFLWALNNLVEREGQLALPVGNAAGSATGVRVLYISPLKALGVDVENNLRAPLTGIARTAEKLGLETPNISVGVRSGDTPSAERSRQVRKPPDILITTPESAYLMLTSKAAGILKTVDTVIIDEIHALAGTKRGAHLALTLERLQEIAGDFQRIGLSATVRPLSAVSDFLGGNRPVEIVAPEAHKKWDLDVRVPVEDMSDLPTPEAGSTIGELTVDDAIGITGGPEGSGDGGEEFDGEDFGGEEFDGEDFGGEEDTALPTANSIWPFITQDLYADIMAHRSTLVFVNSRRSAERLTSRLNELYAQEYDPDSLSPETRRDPAQLMAHSHVAGKAPAVIARAHHGSVSKDERAMTETMLKEGTLKAVVATSSLELGIDMGAVDLVVQVESPPSVASGLQRVGRAGHHVGAVSHGAFYPKHRADLVQSTLTVARMRGGMIEKMHTPRNPLDVLAQQTVAAVAAAGEEGLSADDWYDTVKRSHPYRELAREVYDSVIDLVSGVYPSTDFAELKPRVVYDRVSGVMTPRPGAQRVAVTSGGTIPDRGMFGVFLYSGGESGKAPRRVGELDEEMVYESRVGDVFTLGATSWRIEEITRDQVLVTPAPGHTGRLPFWNGDGAGRPYELGQALGEYRREVNTDPGIIADADDNARSNILSYLREQQEATGIIPDEKTLVLERFKDELGDWRVVLHTPFGRPVNSAWALAVGARVGERTGMDPQAVAGDDGIVLRLPEGEADPDGTIFAFDADDIADIVAEQVGNSALFASRFRECAARALLLPRRNPGKRAPLWQQRQRAEQLLDVARKYPSFPIILETVRECVQDVYDVPALQEVMRDLGHRRVRIAEVTTEQPSPFASSLLFNYTGAFMYEGDSPLAEKRAAALALDPALLAKLLGTVELRELLDPAIIDEIHTQLQRTAPSRRARTTEEVADLLRVLGPIPVEELGEHTDVPLAALDNLGSRIMRVRIGGREHLAQSQDAALLRDALGVPIPPGIPAQVATLADALPQLISRWARTRGPFVLADLTAAFGISVSAAHTTLAGLDSIVEGHYRQGIEEQEYCAAEVLKTIRSRSLAAARADTEPVSGATFARFLPEWHGIAPAGKRPALRGADGVFSAIEQLAGVRLPASAWESIILPARVGDYSPRMLDELTANGEVMIVGAGKAGAADPWVMLLPTDYAAQLAPETDPEGVSMLQRAILGVLERGGGFLFSDIAAEVPGTAEETREALWGLVEMGLASPDSFAPIRTRLSSGGRGASRAGRGSTAHRSKRRPTRSRLRMGRTSFAQTQNASGSAGQTPPDMLGRWSLAVPAAQDATSRSVAHGEAWLDRYGVVTRGSVVAEDVLGGFALAYKVLSGFEESGKAMRGYVIEDLGAAQFSTPAIIDRLRGLADSPDVTGWPSGTTDPETFVLAAVDPANPYGAALPWPQRDDAGGKATGGPARSAGALVVLCDGLPIAHLTRGGKTLTTFIDALPDGIETTDVYARLLSALTELIAAGHMSPLVIEKCNGNPIHHTSAANILRSLGAGITPKGIRIAGQAAPPRVPRHGAKDGSPEDFRGDSRGGLRGGRRASEAIEELSFDDPPPPPPPRNSGGFRPRGGYRR
- a CDS encoding DNA-formamidopyrimidine glycosylase family protein, which encodes MPEGDSVLQLSRRLQFMTGREVTGCSVRVPQHATVDLTGTICERVWPYGKHLFMQFDQTIVHTHLKMEGTWAIHYAGDRWRKPGHSARIVLQLAHSPRDIELVGHWLGFVDIFDADQYFSRIAHLGPDILDPDWDREEAVRRLRARPERSIGTALLDQKVVAGIGNEYRAEICFLAGVHPATPVAEVDVEQVVDIGKRIMWANRNSPIRVTTGVRRAGETTYVFGRNRKRCRRCGTIIQKDSLGGVDRGGDEGELERIIWFCPHCQPL
- a CDS encoding YccF domain-containing protein, with translation MRSLLNLVFNIIWLLSGGIVLALGYFLFGIIACIFIVTIPAGVASFRMGQFALWPFGRSVVEPRKGTGGMSGISNVIWFVIAGLWLSIGHVVTAVIQAITIIGIPVAWANLKMIPVTCFPFGRKVVSSKNIPSGWQPMVKL
- the pgi gene encoding glucose-6-phosphate isomerase, which translates into the protein MDITASSQWKDLVKVYEEKQDMRLRELFAADANRAENYTFDAAGLHVDLSKNLIDEDVLQHLVEVARAADVEGRRDAMFAGEHLNNTEDRAVLHTALRLPVEDDLHVDDQDVAADVHEVLGRMRDFATALRSGSWLGHTGHTIKKVVNIGIGGSDLGPAMAAQALRSYEVAGISAEFVSNVDPADMAATLDGLDAGSTLFIVSSKTFTTQETLTNAHAARRWLIEQFDGDESAVAKHFVAVSTNAEQVEKFGIDTDNMFPFWNWVGGRYSLDSAIGLSLMCTIGPMDFMRFLEGFHAMDEHFRTTPLERNVPVLMGLLGIWYTNFFGAQTHAVLPYSQDLGRFPAYLQQLTMESNGKSVRRDGTAVTTGQTGEIYWGEPGTNGQHAFYQLMHQGTRLIPADFIGFARPKEDFPTADGTGSMHDLLMGNFFAQTKVLAFGKTAEEIATEGVEEDLVPHKVMPGNRPTTTIMAEELTPSTLGALIALYEHIVFTQGIIWDINSFDQWGVELGKQQANDLAPAVSGSQEVDSGDQSTDKLIGWYRANR
- a CDS encoding Na+/H+ antiporter family protein; translation: MNAVLIAVIVMLALALLRVHVVVALFIGAIVGGLLSGMGLDATMVAFQDGLGGGAKIALSYALLGAFAMGVASAGLPQISANFLIAKLGGTGELDPKAAATTKWMLVLGLIAMAVMSQNLIPVHIAFIPLLVPPLLAVMNKLKLDRRLITTCLTFGLITTYMFIPVGFGSIYLNDILLFNIEEAGLDTSTINIMQVMAIPALGMLAGLLIAIFFSYRAPREYEDRPIAAEEHQETPSRYKIWVSILAIIATFAVQIIMQALDFESDGLLVGALTGLGILLISGAVDWKHADDVFTNGMKMMALIGFIMITAQGFASVMTATEEVGPLVDATANLFGTNKFLSAGAMLLVGLVVTMGIGSSFSTLPIISVIYVPLCASLGFSPAATVALIGTAGALGDAGSPASDSTLGPTAGLGADGQHDHIRDSVIPTFIHFNIPLLIAGWAGALML
- a CDS encoding chorismate mutase, coding for MTAEDNESIVDNGLDIRTPTGTDDPLSDAEIQQYREEINRLDQIILDAVKRRTEVSRAVGRTRMSSGGTRLVHTREIAILNEFRAELGEEGPTIASALLRMGRGRLG
- the pcrA gene encoding DNA helicase PcrA, yielding MTNNSPFSPTSTPREPVSGAASRGGFAPSQPEPQNPFGSTPRPAESDPLTQGLNPQQLEAVTHTGRPLLIVAGAGSGKTAVLTRRIAYLMRHRGVNPWESLAITFTNKAAAEMKERVGSLVGPVAERMWVSTFHSICVRILRQNAQLVPGLNTNFTIYDGDDARRLLSMIAKDMQLDLKKYTPRVLANQISNHKNELVGPAEAADKAQQTKNPFETTVADVYAEYQRRLRAANAVDFDDLIGEVVRIFTEHKQVVEFYRRRFKHVLIDEYQDTNHAQYALVAALVGKGELGPDAPELCVVGDSDQSIYAFRGATIRNIEEFERDYPQAHTILLEQNYRSTQTILNAANAVIAKNENRREKNLWTAHGDGESIVGYVADNEHDEARFIAAEIDALADKGHSYSDIAVMYRTNNSSRALEDIFIRSGIPYKVVGGTRFYERREIRDMVAYLRIMDNPDDTVSLRRIINVPKRAIGDKAQGQIALHAENQGISFGKALADVPRGDVPGLGTRAVNAVTKFNDMMEGIRAQIPGMRDEVTGQPDLGELLTAILDATGYKAELEKSNDPQDGARLDNLNELVSVAREFTSEAANQLAAAGADAVDPNELLEEGEAAPGSLQAFLEKVSLVADADQIPDSETGVVTMMTLHTAKGLEFPVVFVAGWEDGQFPHMRSLGNPKELSEERRLAYVGITRAREKLYLTRAILRSAWGNPVTNPASRFLAEIPEDLIDWRREDSDSDLTGSWGADDYQYGRSYRRGSSGAYSGGGGAGFGQRATSSPSQRTRQPAANSMPKNKNLNLAVGDRVNHAKYGLGTVIETAGSGARATVTVDFGSSGKVRLMLIGGVPMEKL
- a CDS encoding M23 family metallopeptidase, giving the protein MKRMNRARRNVALSIVTLGTVFATGTSAFAADPVASVDVSNGSSEPQATNVDNAGVIDAAVGFANAAAGVLTGKDVPEFSPNESGGINIILDPSSVPGLREAFAPEGDRSGLTPQRSRDAAGNTVVFPTSGTLTSGFGMRWGAMHNGIDVANPVGTPIYSVMDGTVINSGPAQGFGNWIRIQHVDGSISVYGHMSASSLRVNVGDHVSAGDHIADIGNEGRSTGPHLHFEIHPGGGAAVDPVGWFNERGISV